The stretch of DNA CCCAGGAAGTGACGTGGAAGCGCCCGTCGATGATCTCGAAGCCCGCCGGCGTCTGCATCCAGCTGTTGGCGGCCAGGATCCAGAACGACGAGATGAAGGTGCCGACCGCCACCATGATGGCGGCGAAGAGATGTACCCCCTGGGGCACCTTGCCCCGGCCGAACAGCAGCACGCCGAGGAAGGCGGCTTCCAGGAAGAAGGCCGTGACCACCTCGTAGCTGAGCACCGGTCCCAGGAAGTTGGAGGTCGCCAGGGCGAAGTTGCTCCAGTTCGTGCCGAACTGGAAGGACATCACGATGCCCGAAACCACCCCCATGCCGAAGACCACGGCGAAGACGCGTGTCCAGAAGACGGCCAGGCGCTCCCAGGCGGGATTCTCGGTGCGATAGAAGAGGCCGTTGAGCACGGCGATATAGGACGCCAGCCCGATGGTGAACACCGGGAAGATGGCGTGGAAGGACACCACGAACGCGAACTGCAGTCGCGATAGCAGCAGGGGATCCAGTTCCATGAAGCACTCCTCGTTACTGCGGGTCGTGAGTACGAGATGCGTCAGGCACTGGACGTGCTCTTGTGCGTGGGGGCTCGGAGGCCCTGCCGCATTCTTGGTTGGCCAGGGAACAACGTAGCGCATTCTGCGTACGTGGGGGCATGCAGCCCAACATAACGGGATCGAATATGCTAATTCCCAGAACCTAGTCCCATCATACGCTTCAGACCTTTGGTCGGGGAGGTGGTTCGGGTCACCCGACTGTGTCGCGTTGTCGCAGCCCAGGGCTCAGGTCGAGGTACCGGCGACCACCATGCTGACCATGTAGGTGGTGTAGCCGAGGAACATGGCCAGCAGGGCGGCCCCCTCGCTGCGGTTGATGCGACCCTGCCGGCCTCGCCAGCCCATGGCGAAGACCGCCATCATCACGGTCATGGCGGTCATCAGGCTCCAGTCGCGCAGCAGCACCTCACGGCCCGCCTCGATGGGCGCGATCACCGCGGCCAGGCCCACCACGCCCAGGGTATTGAAGAGGTTGGAGCCCACCACGTTGCCGAGCACCAGGTCGTGCTCCCGACGGCGCAACGCACTGACCGAGGAGGCCAGCTCCGGCAGCGAGGTGCCCACGGCCACCACCGTCAGGCCGATCACCAGGTCGCTGACGCCGAAGCCCTGGGCGATGGCCACCGCGCCCCACACCAGGATGCGCGAGCTGACCACCAGCAGCACCAGGCCCACGCCGGTCCAGACGAGCCCGGCCTTCAGCGACATGGGATGCACGCTGAGGCTCTCCTCGGTCTCGGGCCCCAGGACGTCGGTGCCGTCGCGAAGCCCCAGGAAGATGCTGTAGCCGATGAACACGGCCAGCAGGCCCAGCAGCAGGAGCCCCTCCAGCCGCTCGATCACGCCGCCCCACAGCAGCAGGGCGGAGCCCAGTGTCACGACGCCCAGCACCGGCAGCTCGCGACGCACCACGCCGGAATTCACGGCCAGCGGGGAGATGAGTGCCACCAGGCCCAGGATCAGGCCGATGTTGGCGATGTTGGAGCCATAGGCGTTGCCCAGCGCCAGCCCGGGATTGCCCTGGCTGGCCGCCAGGGCGGATACCACCAGCTCCGGGGCCGAGGTACCGAAGCCGATCACCAGCATGCCGATCAGCAGCGGCGACAGGCCCAGCCGGGCTGAGGTCGCCGCCGCCCCGTCGACGAAGCGTTCGGCGCTCCACACCAGCAGGATCAGGCCTGCCAACACCGCTATCGCGGGCACTATCATGTCGTCTCCTCGGGAACATTCAGGCCCGCATGTTTGACTATGGTGCCCCCCGCGTCAACGTGACACACTGGCTTTCGGCCCAGTCCCGACACGAAGGAGACGACAACGCGGTGCCCAGGCCTGCCTTACGCGCCCCCATCCTGCCACGGGGAGATCCTCTGGTGGATCGCTCGCCGCCGGAGACGCGCACCTCGCGGCGACGGCTGCGGGCCTGCCATGAATGCGACTGGGTGGTGGCGCTCCCCCCCTTGCACGCCGGCGAGAAGGCCGAATGCCCCCGCTGCGGCCACGTCCTGGCCAGCCGGCACTATCGCCCGGCCCAGCGCAGCATGGCGCTGGCGCTGGCGGCGCTGATCGCCCTGGCGCTGGCCGTCTCCTTCCCCTTCATCAGCTTCAGCGTCGGGGGATTCGGCAACCGCATCGAACTCACGCAGACCGCCACCACCCTGATCGGCTTCCACCAGCCCCTGGTGGCGATCGCGGTCATCCTGACCATCGGGGTGCTGCCCGCCGTCTACCTGGTGGGGGTGGTATGGCTGCAGGCCGGGCTGCTGCACGATGCCCCGTTGCCGGCCAGCCGCAGCATCGCCCGGTCGCTCGCCCACCTGCACCCCTGGATGATGGCCGACGTTTTCATCATCGGGGCCCTGGTGAGCCTCATCAAGATCGCCGGCATGGCCGAGGTCGAGCTGGGCATCTCCTTCTGGGCCTTCTGTGCCTTCGCCCTGCTGCTGCTGTTCACCACCCAGTCGCTGGACGCCGACTGGATGTGGTTCTCGCTGGCCGGCGAGCCCCTGGCCCCGGAGGGCGCGCGCACCGGCGAGACCGCCTCCTCACAGGGCCTGGCCGGCTGTGCCACCTGTGGCCTGGTCAACCGCCTGGACGCCGAGGGACACGGCCGCTGCCGGCGCTGCAGCGAGGGCCTGCATGCCCGCAAGCCCGACAGCCTGCAACGCACCTGGGCGCTGCTGGCGGCCGCCACGGTGATGTACCTGCCGGCCAACCTCTACCCGATCATGACCACCACCAGCCTGGGCCATGACTCCCCGTCCACCATCAT from Halomonas aestuarii encodes:
- a CDS encoding calcium/sodium antiporter yields the protein MIVPAIAVLAGLILLVWSAERFVDGAAATSARLGLSPLLIGMLVIGFGTSAPELVVSALAASQGNPGLALGNAYGSNIANIGLILGLVALISPLAVNSGVVRRELPVLGVVTLGSALLLWGGVIERLEGLLLLGLLAVFIGYSIFLGLRDGTDVLGPETEESLSVHPMSLKAGLVWTGVGLVLLVVSSRILVWGAVAIAQGFGVSDLVIGLTVVAVGTSLPELASSVSALRRREHDLVLGNVVGSNLFNTLGVVGLAAVIAPIEAGREVLLRDWSLMTAMTVMMAVFAMGWRGRQGRINRSEGAALLAMFLGYTTYMVSMVVAGTST
- a CDS encoding paraquat-inducible protein A, coding for MDRSPPETRTSRRRLRACHECDWVVALPPLHAGEKAECPRCGHVLASRHYRPAQRSMALALAALIALALAVSFPFISFSVGGFGNRIELTQTATTLIGFHQPLVAIAVILTIGVLPAVYLVGVVWLQAGLLHDAPLPASRSIARSLAHLHPWMMADVFIIGALVSLIKIAGMAEVELGISFWAFCAFALLLLFTTQSLDADWMWFSLAGEPLAPEGARTGETASSQGLAGCATCGLVNRLDAEGHGRCRRCSEGLHARKPDSLQRTWALLAAATVMYLPANLYPIMTTTSLGHDSPSTIIGGVVQLIQMGSWPVALVIFVASVIVPVGKLVALAWLCLVMKRSDELNAATRTRLYRLTEFIGRWSMVDVFVVAILVALIRAGALMSITPGPASLAFGAVVVSTMLAAMTFDPRLLWDAPLPREARPAQGSPP